The Acidobacteriota bacterium genome includes a region encoding these proteins:
- a CDS encoding STAS domain-containing protein, with product MQINERTIGDVTILDLQGKLTIDDGAALLRDKVASVVFQGQTKVLLNLAGVNYMDSGGLGELVRCSMAARKANGAVKLANLTSRITDLLTITKLLTVFDTYDSEEQALASF from the coding sequence ATGCAAATCAACGAGCGCACGATTGGCGACGTCACAATTCTCGACCTCCAGGGCAAGCTGACCATCGACGACGGGGCCGCGCTGCTGCGCGACAAGGTGGCCAGTGTCGTGTTCCAGGGCCAGACCAAGGTGCTTCTCAACCTGGCCGGCGTCAACTACATGGATAGCGGCGGCCTGGGCGAGCTGGTCCGCTGCTCGATGGCCGCCCGCAAGGCCAACGGGGCGGTGAAGCTGGCCAACCTGACCAGCCGCATCACCGACCTGTTGACCATCACCAAGCTGCTGACCGTCTTCGACACCTACGACTCGGAAGAACAGGCGCTCGCCAGCTTCTAG
- a CDS encoding VOC family protein → MRIKLTSIMVDNQDKAVAFYTSVLGFQKKHDIPAGEYRWITVTSPEGPDDLELSLEPNANPAGKAFQEAMFAQGIPLTAFEVANLDAEYARLRSRGVAFTREPANLGPVAVAVFADTCGNLIQLYQPL, encoded by the coding sequence ATGCGAATCAAGCTGACCAGCATCATGGTCGACAATCAGGACAAGGCCGTCGCGTTCTATACCAGCGTGCTCGGCTTTCAGAAGAAGCACGACATCCCCGCCGGCGAGTACCGCTGGATCACGGTGACGTCGCCCGAGGGGCCCGACGACCTCGAGTTGTCGCTCGAGCCCAACGCCAATCCTGCCGGCAAGGCGTTCCAGGAGGCGATGTTCGCCCAGGGCATCCCGCTGACGGCTTTTGAAGTCGCGAATCTCGACGCTGAGTACGCCCGGCTCAGGAGCCGCGGCGTCGCGTTCACGCGAGAGCCGGCGAACCTGGGCCCGGTTGCCGTCGCGGTGTTCGCCGACACGTGCGGCAACCTCATCCAGTTGTATCAACCGCTGTGA
- a CDS encoding AraC family transcriptional regulator → MLLRHESFRRLCHARDRLVEVHDDPLTVERVAREAGISPFHFIRQFEAVFGATPHQFRIQSRLDRARLLLAAGQHSVTDVCMAVGFSSLGSFSSLFSQRLGESPSAYQKRIRVSVAGSGTTPGALPPVLVPGCLSLMAHLPASAFRSFREASLTAVD, encoded by the coding sequence GTGCTGTTGAGACATGAGTCGTTCCGGCGGTTGTGCCACGCTCGCGACCGCCTGGTCGAGGTGCACGACGACCCGCTCACCGTCGAGCGGGTGGCCCGCGAAGCCGGCATCTCGCCGTTCCATTTCATCCGCCAGTTCGAGGCCGTGTTCGGCGCGACCCCGCACCAGTTTCGGATCCAGTCGCGCCTCGATCGCGCGCGGCTGTTGCTGGCCGCCGGCCAGCACTCGGTGACCGACGTGTGCATGGCGGTCGGGTTCTCGAGCCTGGGGAGTTTCAGCTCCTTGTTTTCGCAGCGGCTTGGCGAGTCGCCGTCCGCGTATCAGAAGCGGATTCGGGTGTCGGTCGCTGGCTCTGGCACCACACCCGGCGCCCTGCCGCCGGTCCTCGTGCCCGGTTGCCTCAGCCTGATGGCGCACCTGCCGGCATCGGCCTTTCGCAGTTTTCGAGAAGCCTCGCTTACCGCCGTTGACTAG
- a CDS encoding aminotransferase class IV — MSATASPPLLLGAEAILTGLRALRERQPVSYTAFYSSQLGGVVTDPALMVIPFDDHMVHRGHGIFDTAGIVNGRIYDLEAHLDRFVRSAGHSNLPLYGSREQMRDIIIKTTALSGRRDGSIRYWLSSGPGSLELSPAAGAEPGFFVMIFGGLAYPERWTTEGLKVMTTTLPIKPPLYAITKSTNYLPNVLMQMEAKKAGLDNGVFLDGSGNVGESSNMNVAFVTADGVFRHPKFDHILSGCTSLRLLELAPALVAQGLLGGVEVCDIPVAEARAAREMMLIGSSIKVASIVEWDGARIGDGRPGPIAKALLALLENDMHHGHDRLIDVPY, encoded by the coding sequence ATGTCCGCTACCGCCAGCCCGCCACTCCTCCTGGGCGCCGAAGCAATTCTCACCGGGCTCCGCGCCCTGCGTGAGCGGCAACCGGTCAGTTACACGGCGTTTTATTCGAGCCAGCTTGGCGGCGTGGTGACCGACCCGGCGCTGATGGTGATTCCGTTCGACGATCACATGGTTCACCGCGGCCACGGCATCTTCGATACCGCCGGCATCGTCAATGGCCGGATCTACGATTTGGAGGCCCACCTCGATCGCTTCGTGCGTTCCGCCGGGCACTCGAACCTGCCGCTGTACGGCAGCCGCGAGCAGATGCGCGACATCATCATCAAGACGACCGCGCTCAGCGGAAGGCGCGACGGCTCGATCCGCTATTGGTTGTCGTCGGGGCCAGGCAGCCTCGAGTTGAGTCCGGCGGCCGGCGCGGAGCCGGGGTTCTTTGTCATGATTTTTGGCGGTCTCGCCTATCCCGAGCGCTGGACGACCGAAGGGCTGAAGGTGATGACCACGACCCTGCCGATCAAGCCGCCGCTCTATGCCATCACCAAGAGCACCAACTACCTGCCCAACGTCCTGATGCAGATGGAAGCGAAGAAGGCGGGACTCGATAACGGCGTCTTCCTGGATGGCTCTGGCAACGTCGGCGAGAGTTCGAACATGAACGTGGCGTTCGTCACCGCCGACGGCGTGTTCCGCCACCCGAAGTTCGATCACATCCTGTCGGGCTGCACCTCGCTGCGTCTCCTCGAACTGGCGCCCGCCCTGGTCGCGCAGGGGCTGCTCGGCGGCGTCGAAGTGTGCGACATCCCGGTGGCGGAAGCGCGCGCCGCGCGCGAGATGATGCTGATCGGCAGCTCGATCAAGGTCGCGTCGATCGTGGAATGGGACGGCGCCAGGATTGGCGACGGCCGGCCCGGCCCGATCGCCAAGGCCCTGCTGGCGCTGCTCGAGAACGACATGCACCATGGCCACGATCGCCTGATCGACGTCCCATACTAG
- a CDS encoding S8 family peptidase — protein sequence MSLTRSFPLLSWSVLLASGLFVSVAGQQPDTPAAVGNQVLVQFSADSTSAERAAARGRIRAAREEVVVAAGRRDDGKGDLELLRLPPGLAVAAAIRGLTGDAAVEFAEPNWIYQHGATATDPYFTNGSLWGMYGDASSPANQFGSQAAEAWAAGNTGQGAVYVGIIDEGVMRTHQDLTVNVFINPFDPVDGIDNDGNGYVDDIHGWDFDGNNNSTYDGTQDDHGTHVAGTIGAVGGNAIGVAGMNWQVTMIPAKFLGRRGGTTANAIKAVDYFTDLKTRHGFNIVATNNSWGGGGFSQGLLDAINRGGNANILFVAAAGNGGSDGVGDNNDTTASYPSNYQCTANGTYDCVIAVAAITSAGAKSGFSNYGAATVDIGAPGSGIYSTLPGKGNSSTYGSYSGTSMATPHVTGAAALFAARNPGATAAQIRSAILGSAIPTTSLANRTVTGGRLNVGGF from the coding sequence ATGTCTTTGACCCGCTCGTTCCCGCTCCTGTCCTGGTCCGTTCTCCTGGCCTCAGGGTTGTTCGTGTCGGTGGCCGGCCAACAACCCGATACGCCAGCTGCTGTGGGCAACCAGGTGCTGGTCCAGTTTTCCGCGGATTCCACTTCGGCCGAGCGCGCGGCCGCGCGCGGGCGCATTCGGGCGGCCCGAGAAGAGGTCGTGGTGGCGGCGGGCCGCCGCGACGACGGCAAGGGTGACCTCGAACTGCTCCGGTTGCCGCCCGGACTGGCGGTCGCGGCGGCCATTCGCGGCCTCACCGGCGATGCCGCGGTGGAATTCGCGGAGCCCAATTGGATTTACCAGCACGGCGCCACGGCCACCGACCCTTACTTCACCAACGGTTCGCTCTGGGGTATGTACGGCGATGCCTCGTCGCCCGCCAACCAGTTTGGCAGCCAGGCAGCAGAGGCGTGGGCGGCGGGCAATACCGGCCAGGGCGCGGTTTACGTCGGCATCATCGACGAAGGCGTCATGCGCACGCACCAGGATCTGACCGTGAACGTCTTCATCAACCCGTTCGACCCGGTTGACGGCATCGACAACGACGGCAATGGCTACGTCGACGACATCCACGGCTGGGATTTCGACGGCAACAACAACTCGACCTACGACGGCACCCAGGACGACCACGGCACGCACGTCGCCGGCACGATCGGCGCGGTCGGCGGCAACGCCATCGGCGTCGCCGGCATGAACTGGCAGGTCACCATGATCCCGGCCAAGTTCCTGGGCCGGCGCGGCGGCACGACGGCCAACGCGATCAAGGCGGTCGATTACTTCACCGATCTGAAGACGCGCCACGGCTTCAACATTGTCGCGACCAACAACTCGTGGGGCGGCGGCGGCTTCTCACAGGGCCTGCTCGATGCCATCAACCGGGGCGGCAACGCCAACATCCTGTTCGTTGCGGCGGCCGGCAACGGCGGCAGTGACGGGGTCGGCGACAACAACGACACGACCGCCAGCTATCCCTCCAACTACCAGTGCACTGCCAACGGCACGTATGACTGCGTCATCGCGGTCGCCGCCATCACCAGCGCGGGCGCGAAGTCCGGCTTCTCGAACTACGGGGCGGCAACCGTCGACATCGGCGCCCCCGGTTCGGGCATCTATTCGACGCTGCCCGGCAAGGGCAACAGCTCAACTTACGGCTCCTACAGCGGCACGTCGATGGCCACACCCCACGTGACCGGCGCCGCCGCGCTGTTCGCGGCCCGGAATCCGGGGGCGACGGCGGCCCAAATTCGGAGTGCGATCCTCGGCAGCGCAATTCCGACGACATCGCTGGCCAACCGGACGGTCACCGGCGGCCGCCTCAACGTCGGCGGATTCTGA
- a CDS encoding VWA domain-containing protein translates to MALVTAGVLLVSLASTLAQQPFYSAQGRPTFRSGVDLVTVDATVLGRDGSPLESLGPDDFRLEVDGRSRRVVSAQFVSQAARDSRSSLLPAAHFSSNQDGDPGRLVVVAVDEAHIRRLEGRPAREAASRFIDSLDPGDRIGVTGLARLGSIDFTRDRLAIRSRLATLVGEADPVFMQFNLGLSEAVEIAEGSRTRLADAVLRECGRALTEYVNLARAADDAAGARDACPEQVEQESRALAQQAHIQARISLSALEALVVSLKDVPGPKTIVLLSEGMVADPRRVDLGRLAAEAHLARVTIYALHLEVPVFEAAQDRVSPTSVRDLQVRNDGLARVAGAARGAVFRLVGDDPRPFARIARELSGYYLLAFEPLAAERDGRSHRIRVRLARGGGELRARPAFVLPAAPPSRDTALVQLLRAASPATELPLRVATYTYAEPASQDLRVVVSAEAITATQVGLGFVLIDSGGVIAATAVHDAGNGAYAFSAVVPPGNYTLRVAAIDPLGRQGSVGRPFVAQLAATGGVRVSDLMLARVPARPQDPLDPLIDAVSGGAVVAYLELHADHGVTLPDAVRIVVTGATNERELITVPATLTRADGVWAVARATVPLASLQAGPHVARAEVLSVGAIVARVGRPFTVARR, encoded by the coding sequence ATGGCGTTGGTCACCGCTGGCGTATTGCTGGTCTCGCTGGCCAGCACATTGGCCCAGCAGCCCTTCTACTCCGCTCAGGGCAGGCCGACTTTCCGATCGGGCGTGGATCTCGTCACGGTGGACGCCACCGTGCTGGGGCGGGACGGCTCCCCTCTCGAATCGCTCGGCCCGGACGATTTCAGGCTCGAGGTCGATGGCCGCTCCAGGCGGGTGGTTTCTGCACAGTTTGTGTCGCAGGCCGCTCGCGATTCGCGCTCCAGCCTGCTGCCCGCGGCCCATTTCAGCTCCAACCAGGACGGGGATCCCGGACGCCTCGTGGTGGTCGCCGTCGACGAGGCCCACATCCGCCGGCTCGAGGGCCGGCCCGCGCGCGAAGCCGCCTCGCGTTTCATCGACTCGCTGGACCCCGGCGATCGGATTGGCGTCACCGGACTGGCCCGCCTGGGCTCGATCGACTTCACCCGCGACCGCCTGGCCATTCGCAGCCGGCTCGCCACCCTGGTGGGCGAGGCCGACCCGGTGTTCATGCAGTTCAACCTCGGACTGAGCGAGGCGGTGGAGATTGCCGAGGGCAGCCGCACCCGGCTCGCCGACGCGGTGCTCCGCGAATGCGGCCGCGCGCTCACCGAATACGTCAACCTGGCGCGGGCCGCCGACGATGCGGCCGGCGCGCGCGACGCGTGTCCCGAGCAGGTGGAGCAGGAATCGCGTGCGTTGGCCCAGCAGGCCCACATCCAGGCGCGGATTTCGCTCAGCGCCCTCGAGGCGCTGGTGGTCAGCCTGAAGGACGTTCCGGGCCCCAAGACCATCGTCTTGTTGTCGGAAGGGATGGTGGCCGACCCCCGGCGCGTGGACCTGGGCCGGCTGGCCGCCGAGGCCCACCTCGCGCGCGTCACCATCTATGCCTTGCACCTCGAGGTGCCGGTGTTTGAAGCCGCGCAGGACCGGGTGTCGCCGACCAGCGTGCGCGACCTGCAGGTGCGCAACGACGGGCTCGCGCGGGTGGCCGGCGCGGCCCGGGGCGCGGTGTTCCGCCTGGTCGGTGACGATCCGCGCCCGTTTGCGCGCATCGCGCGCGAGTTGTCCGGCTACTACCTGCTGGCGTTCGAGCCGCTCGCGGCCGAACGCGACGGCCGTTCCCACCGCATCCGCGTGAGGCTCGCCCGCGGCGGCGGCGAACTACGGGCGCGGCCGGCCTTCGTCCTGCCGGCGGCGCCACCGTCTCGTGACACCGCGCTCGTGCAGTTGCTGAGGGCCGCTTCGCCGGCCACCGAGTTGCCATTGCGCGTCGCGACCTACACGTATGCCGAACCGGCGTCGCAAGATCTGCGGGTGGTGGTGAGCGCCGAGGCCATCACCGCCACCCAGGTCGGCCTGGGCTTCGTCCTGATCGACTCCGGCGGCGTGATCGCCGCCACCGCGGTTCACGACGCCGGCAACGGCGCCTACGCCTTCAGCGCGGTGGTGCCGCCGGGCAACTACACGCTGCGCGTGGCCGCCATCGACCCATTGGGTCGGCAAGGCTCGGTCGGCCGTCCGTTTGTCGCGCAGCTGGCCGCAACCGGCGGCGTCAGGGTCAGCGACTTGATGCTGGCGCGGGTGCCGGCGCGGCCGCAGGACCCGCTCGACCCGCTGATCGATGCCGTCAGCGGTGGTGCCGTCGTGGCGTACCTCGAGTTGCATGCCGACCACGGCGTGACGCTCCCCGACGCGGTGCGCATCGTAGTGACGGGCGCCACCAACGAGCGGGAGCTGATTACCGTGCCGGCAACGCTCACAAGAGCGGACGGCGTCTGGGCCGTCGCCCGCGCAACGGTGCCCCTAGCCTCGCTGCAAGCGGGGCCGCACGTGGCGCGCGCGGAGGTGCTGTCGGTGGGCGCCATCGTGGCGCGAGTGGGGCGTCCGTTTACCGTGGCGCGCCGTTAG
- a CDS encoding TonB-dependent receptor has product MKLPRPSLRGGLTVAALAVLFQLVVSQAAWAQTGTAALTGDVLDAQKQVLPGATVTVTNIGTGAAQVTVTDERGGFRFGSVQPGTYTLKVELGGFKTAIVERVALQVDTLSRQSITLELGGITETVSVVSEATRLNITDASVGNVMSREQIRSLPVEAQNVVHLLSLQPGAVFIPTANPATVDPRYGSVGGARADQQSVTLDGIDVNDPQLATAYTSAIRMTQEALQEFRVSTSNYNADMGRSSGPQVSLVTRSGTNQYDGSAYWTGRRTATSSNEYFLKLSQLASGKESQAPKLDKDIFGGSFGGPIRRNRIFFFGNVEALREQSEAPVLRNVPSNSMRDGVLMYRCAVAALCPGGTVRGMTGNHTVEAGFYGMTPAEIAAIDPLGIGPSAAALEYFRKYPAPNDPGRDGRNLMDYRFAAPIENEFLNLISRVDYKAADNHSFFGRFGKQDDTINTAPQFDGGAPLRQRLFNNYGGAVGYDSVLSPTLTNSFRYGFTKIDENNAGVTKNNWVRFRFISPYEGFGDGFTDTRQTPTQNLVNDLSWFKGRHTMKVGTNIRFTRVPKERFQSSYLSATVNPSWVAGVGRRNMPGSSFCTLPGCSIPAVATNFQGGYADAWLNILGVLSQSTQRANYNKDGTPQAPGSPVAREIASDEFEFYVQDAWQIRSNLTLTAGLRYSVYSPPYETNGLQVAPSISMGEWFDIRAANALKGIPSNASQLVTFDLAGPKNGKKGFYDWDKNNIAPRVALAWTPSERLVIRGGYSKVFDRVGVGLATNFDEGFAYGMSTTISSPFGLAYETNPAARFRGIDQMPSTMPAAPAGGFPQTPPIRAGVITTSIDDTLVTPSAHMGSATIGFDLGRNYTVEAGYVGRFGRDLLVRRDLAMPLNLVDPASGSDYFTAAQQIIRAAQSAGITGSSPAAAYAGLPAVAYWQNIFPAAAGGGLTATQAITRAFMQNGPDWITALYDMDTSCSPACSKFGPYAYFAEQYDSLAAISSIGRSNYNGLNLTLRRRYADGVQFDINYTLSKSEDMGSQVERGSAFGNFSNGGNSGFLVNSFDPELNYGTSDFDVRHQVNANWLAELPFGQGKRFGGGVSNVVNQFIGDWSIAGLVRWTSGFPFNVANCRSCWATNWNLQGNAMLVDPSKLPETGTTKNKVDNRPSPFVDPQGAIAMFRRALPGEVGLRNLFRGDGYFNVDLSLSKAFSVGIADHRLRFRWDVFNATNTPKFDVGNLTNTPDISGFGRYNGTLATCDAQAGRCMQFALRYEF; this is encoded by the coding sequence GTGAAATTGCCCCGCCCGTCGTTGCGCGGTGGATTGACTGTCGCGGCTCTCGCCGTGCTGTTTCAACTTGTCGTAAGCCAGGCTGCCTGGGCACAGACCGGGACCGCGGCCCTCACCGGCGACGTGCTCGATGCCCAGAAGCAGGTGTTGCCCGGAGCCACGGTCACCGTCACTAACATTGGAACCGGCGCGGCGCAGGTCACCGTCACCGACGAACGGGGCGGGTTCAGGTTTGGCAGTGTCCAGCCTGGTACCTATACGTTGAAGGTGGAACTGGGCGGATTCAAGACCGCCATCGTGGAACGTGTGGCGCTGCAGGTCGACACGCTGTCGCGGCAGAGCATCACGCTCGAACTGGGCGGCATCACCGAGACCGTGAGCGTGGTATCGGAGGCCACCCGCCTGAACATTACCGACGCCAGTGTCGGCAACGTGATGTCGCGCGAGCAGATCCGCAGCCTGCCGGTCGAGGCGCAGAACGTCGTGCACCTGCTCAGCCTGCAGCCGGGCGCGGTCTTCATTCCGACCGCGAATCCGGCCACGGTGGATCCGCGCTACGGCTCGGTGGGCGGCGCGCGCGCCGACCAGCAAAGCGTGACCCTCGACGGCATCGACGTCAACGACCCGCAGCTCGCCACCGCGTATACCTCGGCGATCCGCATGACCCAGGAAGCGCTCCAGGAATTCCGCGTCAGCACCTCGAACTACAACGCCGACATGGGCCGGTCGAGCGGCCCACAGGTGTCGCTCGTCACGCGCAGCGGCACCAACCAGTACGACGGCTCCGCCTACTGGACCGGGCGCCGCACGGCCACGTCGAGCAACGAGTATTTCCTGAAGCTGTCGCAGCTGGCATCGGGGAAAGAGAGCCAGGCCCCCAAGCTGGACAAGGACATCTTCGGAGGATCTTTCGGCGGTCCCATTCGCCGCAACCGCATCTTCTTCTTCGGCAACGTCGAGGCGCTGCGGGAGCAGAGTGAAGCGCCCGTACTCCGTAACGTGCCGTCCAATTCCATGCGCGACGGCGTGCTCATGTATCGCTGCGCGGTCGCGGCGCTGTGCCCGGGCGGCACCGTGCGCGGCATGACCGGCAACCACACCGTGGAAGCCGGCTTTTATGGCATGACCCCGGCCGAGATCGCGGCGATCGATCCGCTCGGCATCGGCCCAAGTGCCGCGGCCCTGGAATATTTCCGCAAGTACCCGGCGCCCAACGACCCCGGTCGCGACGGCCGCAACCTGATGGACTACCGCTTTGCCGCGCCGATCGAGAACGAGTTCCTCAACCTGATCAGCCGCGTGGACTACAAGGCCGCAGACAACCACAGTTTCTTTGGCCGTTTCGGCAAGCAGGACGACACCATCAACACGGCGCCGCAGTTTGACGGCGGCGCGCCCTTGCGCCAGCGGCTGTTCAACAACTACGGCGGCGCCGTTGGCTACGACTCGGTGCTGTCGCCGACGCTGACCAACAGCTTCCGCTACGGCTTTACGAAGATCGACGAGAACAACGCTGGCGTCACCAAGAACAACTGGGTGCGGTTCCGGTTCATCTCACCCTACGAGGGCTTCGGCGACGGCTTTACGGACACGCGGCAGACGCCGACACAGAACCTGGTCAACGACCTGTCCTGGTTCAAGGGCCGCCACACCATGAAAGTGGGCACCAACATCCGGTTCACGCGCGTGCCGAAGGAACGCTTTCAGTCGTCGTACCTGAGCGCCACGGTCAACCCGTCGTGGGTGGCCGGTGTCGGCCGCCGCAACATGCCGGGGAGTTCGTTCTGCACACTGCCGGGGTGCAGCATTCCCGCAGTCGCCACCAACTTCCAGGGCGGCTACGCCGACGCGTGGCTCAACATCCTGGGCGTGCTCTCACAGTCGACCCAACGCGCCAACTACAACAAAGACGGCACGCCGCAGGCGCCGGGCAGCCCGGTGGCCAGGGAGATCGCCTCGGATGAATTCGAGTTCTACGTCCAGGATGCCTGGCAGATCCGATCGAATCTGACGCTGACGGCGGGCTTGCGCTACAGCGTCTACTCCCCGCCCTACGAGACCAACGGCCTGCAGGTCGCTCCGTCGATCAGCATGGGCGAGTGGTTCGACATCCGTGCCGCCAACGCGCTCAAGGGCATTCCCTCGAACGCGAGCCAGCTGGTGACCTTTGACCTGGCCGGGCCCAAGAACGGCAAGAAGGGCTTCTACGACTGGGACAAGAACAACATCGCGCCGCGGGTGGCCCTGGCCTGGACCCCCAGCGAGCGCCTCGTCATCCGTGGCGGCTACTCCAAGGTGTTCGACCGCGTCGGCGTCGGCCTGGCGACCAACTTCGATGAAGGCTTCGCCTACGGCATGTCCACCACGATCAGCAGCCCCTTCGGCCTCGCCTACGAGACCAACCCGGCGGCGCGCTTCCGCGGCATCGACCAGATGCCGTCGACCATGCCGGCCGCTCCGGCCGGCGGCTTCCCGCAAACGCCGCCGATTCGCGCCGGTGTGATCACGACCAGCATCGACGACACGCTGGTAACCCCGTCGGCCCACATGGGCAGCGCGACCATCGGCTTCGACCTCGGCCGCAACTACACGGTCGAGGCGGGCTATGTCGGCCGCTTCGGCCGCGACCTGCTGGTGCGCCGCGACCTGGCCATGCCGCTCAATCTGGTGGACCCGGCGTCGGGCAGCGACTACTTCACCGCGGCGCAGCAGATTATTCGGGCGGCGCAGTCGGCCGGCATCACCGGGAGTTCGCCGGCCGCGGCATACGCGGGCCTGCCCGCGGTCGCCTACTGGCAGAACATCTTCCCGGCGGCCGCCGGCGGCGGCCTCACCGCCACGCAGGCTATCACCCGGGCCTTCATGCAAAACGGTCCCGACTGGATTACCGCGCTGTACGACATGGACACGTCGTGCAGCCCGGCCTGCAGCAAGTTCGGGCCGTACGCGTACTTTGCCGAGCAGTACGACTCGCTGGCGGCGATTAGCTCCATCGGCCGGTCCAACTACAACGGCCTCAACCTGACGCTGCGGCGCCGCTACGCCGACGGTGTGCAGTTCGACATCAATTACACGCTGTCGAAGTCCGAAGACATGGGTTCGCAGGTCGAGCGCGGCAGCGCGTTCGGCAACTTCAGCAACGGCGGCAACTCGGGGTTCCTGGTCAACTCGTTCGATCCGGAGCTGAACTACGGGACCTCCGACTTCGACGTGCGCCACCAGGTCAACGCCAACTGGCTCGCCGAGCTGCCGTTCGGCCAGGGCAAGCGCTTCGGCGGCGGGGTCAGCAACGTCGTCAACCAGTTCATCGGCGACTGGTCGATCGCCGGCCTCGTGCGCTGGACCAGCGGCTTCCCGTTTAACGTCGCCAACTGCCGCTCGTGCTGGGCCACCAACTGGAACCTGCAGGGCAACGCCATGCTGGTCGATCCCTCCAAGCTGCCCGAGACCGGGACGACCAAGAACAAGGTCGACAACCGCCCCAGCCCGTTTGTCGATCCACAGGGCGCCATCGCCATGTTCCGCCGTGCGCTGCCTGGTGAAGTCGGCCTGCGCAACTTGTTCCGTGGCGACGGCTACTTCAACGTCGACCTGAGCCTCAGCAAGGCGTTCTCGGTCGGCATCGCCGACCATCGCCTGCGCTTCCGGTGGGACGTGTTCAACGCCACCAACACGCCGAAGTTCGATGTTGGCAACCTGACCAACACGCCCGACATCTCGGGCTTTGGCCGCTACAACGGCACGCTCGCCACCTGCGACGCGCAGGCGGGGCGCTGCATGCAGTTCGCGCTTCGCTACGAATTCTAG
- a CDS encoding D-aminoacylase: MKYAVLTGALILALQVPAAPAAQGEALTITGAQVADGSGGPLRRVNVRAVGGVITEVGDLRPRDGDRVIDGTGLVLAPGFIDAHNHSTEGLDTEPDAVTQVSQGITTALVGQDGSSPFPIREYLEKRRTNPAAINVAVLAGHATIRRRVMGDDFRRTATLAEVAQMEALLDQEMRDGAMGLSSGLEYEVGSYASTEEVVSLARVAARHGGFYISHIRDEADRSLEAIREAIAIGEKAKLPVQLTHLKLGTVDVWNKAPEVVALVEAARKRGVDVTADVYPYLAWSSNIKVLVPNRQWTDPASVKEALDDIGGGRNVQITRLPMFPQYVGRRLDEIARAEEVSEVDLYIRIVTDEGAGMIGHTMIAADMQTFLKQPWAMVASDGGVANNHPRGAGTFPRVLGRFVRDEQWLTLPDAVRKMTAMPAARLGLKDRGAIAVGMKADLVLFDPATVLDQSTFESPRLLARGIHTVWVNGVPVWSAERATGMRPGHVLIRK, from the coding sequence GTGAAGTACGCCGTCCTGACCGGCGCGCTGATCCTGGCGCTCCAGGTGCCGGCCGCACCGGCGGCCCAAGGCGAGGCCCTGACGATCACCGGGGCCCAGGTCGCCGATGGCAGTGGCGGCCCGCTGCGGCGGGTGAACGTGCGCGCGGTGGGCGGCGTGATCACCGAGGTGGGGGACCTTCGGCCGCGCGACGGCGATCGCGTCATCGACGGCACCGGCCTGGTGCTCGCGCCCGGCTTCATCGATGCCCACAACCATTCCACCGAGGGCCTCGACACGGAGCCCGACGCCGTCACCCAGGTGTCGCAGGGCATCACCACGGCCCTCGTCGGCCAGGACGGCAGTTCGCCGTTTCCGATTCGCGAGTACCTGGAGAAGCGCCGGACCAACCCGGCGGCGATCAACGTCGCCGTGCTGGCCGGCCACGCCACGATTCGCCGGCGGGTGATGGGCGACGACTTCCGGCGGACCGCCACCCTGGCCGAGGTCGCGCAGATGGAAGCGCTGCTCGACCAGGAGATGCGCGACGGCGCCATGGGACTGTCATCCGGCCTCGAGTACGAAGTTGGGAGCTACGCTTCGACCGAGGAGGTCGTGTCGCTGGCGCGGGTGGCCGCTCGGCATGGCGGTTTCTACATCTCACACATCCGCGACGAGGCTGACCGCTCGCTCGAGGCCATTCGCGAAGCCATTGCGATTGGCGAAAAGGCGAAGCTGCCGGTGCAGCTCACGCACCTCAAGTTGGGCACCGTTGACGTTTGGAACAAGGCGCCGGAAGTGGTGGCGCTCGTCGAGGCGGCACGCAAGCGGGGCGTTGACGTGACCGCCGACGTCTATCCCTACCTGGCCTGGAGCTCCAACATCAAGGTGCTCGTGCCGAACCGGCAGTGGACCGACCCGGCGAGCGTGAAAGAAGCGCTCGACGACATCGGCGGCGGCCGCAACGTGCAGATCACGCGCCTGCCGATGTTTCCGCAATACGTCGGCCGGCGGCTCGACGAAATTGCCCGCGCCGAAGAGGTGAGCGAGGTGGATCTCTACATCCGCATCGTCACGGACGAAGGCGCCGGGATGATCGGCCACACGATGATCGCCGCCGACATGCAGACGTTCCTGAAGCAGCCGTGGGCGATGGTCGCGAGCGACGGCGGCGTGGCCAACAACCACCCGCGGGGCGCCGGCACGTTTCCGCGCGTGCTCGGACGTTTTGTCCGCGACGAGCAGTGGCTGACGCTGCCCGACGCCGTCCGCAAGATGACGGCGATGCCGGCGGCGCGGCTGGGCCTGAAGGATCGCGGTGCGATTGCGGTGGGAATGAAGGCCGACCTGGTGTTGTTCGATCCGGCCACGGTGCTGGACCAGTCGACCTTCGAAAGCCCGCGCCTGCTCGCGCGCGGGATTCATACGGTGTGGGTGAACGGCGTGCCGGTGTGGAGTGCGGAGCGCGCCACCGGCATGCGGCCAGGGCACGTCCTGATTCGCAAATAG